The Synergistaceae bacterium DNA segment TTGTTGATTTTGTGAAGCACCACCAGGTTTTCGTTGTCGGCGTCGTATTCCGTTTTCATTTTGGTGAAGACGGCGACGAAGTCCGCGTGCATCTTTTTATGGGCGGCCGCCTTCGGGTAAGCCGACTGGATATGCAGCTCCTGCTCGTCGTGAAAGTGTTTCTTCACGTATTCCCCCAAAAATTTTAAAGTTTGAGGAAAGCGGGATTTGTTGTTGTTATCGGAAAGAATGTCGATTTGTTTGAAAAGCTCTTTGTGTTGAGTGTCGATAAAAGGAACTCCGACTTCCAGTGTTTTATCCCAAAGCATGTCCATCATCTCTTTCTGTTCAGTGTATCGACGTTAAAGAAATTTAATTATTTATGTATATACCATATCCCTCTTTAACAAACCATCCGAAAATACGTATTCCAGTATTATCTATGTATGCCGGTCAACTGTAAAACGGGCAGCCAAAGGCCGCCCGTCAGGAGAGATATTAGCGTAAAAGTTCCAAAAAATGGGTCAGGGAGATGTGGTTTCTGCAGAGGTTTCTTCTTTGTTTCCGTTTTCTGTTTTTTCTCCTGGCTCTTCTTTGACCTCGTCTTCTCCCTCTCCTGCGGCGGTGTCGGTACCGAGAACCTGCTCCAGCGTGTCGGGGCTGAGCTGAGCGAACCCCACCTTCCAGGCCATGACCGCCGCCTGGGTGCGATCTCGAACGTCCAGCTTCTTCAGCATGTGGCTCACGTGATTTTTGACGGTTTTT contains these protein-coding regions:
- a CDS encoding hemerythrin domain-containing protein — its product is MLWDKTLEVGVPFIDTQHKELFKQIDILSDNNNKSRFPQTLKFLGEYVKKHFHDEQELHIQSAYPKAAAHKKMHADFVAVFTKMKTEYDADNENLVVLHKIN